The Leptospira paudalimensis region ATTCCGAGTAATCCGTATAGCAGAAAGAGCAAATCGCAAAGGATCTTTTTTCAAAACGATGTCATTGTCCACATCGCCCATCCCAAGAATGTTACGGTTACTCACGGCTTCTAATATGGCATTTTGGGAAAGGTTATCGTTTTCCTTTTCTAAATCATCGATGAGGTCATCACGTTCTACAATTTTTTCAGCTTGGGCATAATCATCTGATTCGAGAGCCTCACTGAGTAGTATCACTTGCTCCAAAACAAGTTCCGCCATGGAATATAAGTTTTTACGTAAGTAATAAAATTTAGAGATGATCATGTGAATTTTTTAACTTCCGTTATATGGTAGCTAGTTCCGTCATCTCTTCAACAGTGAGAATTTTTTCGATATCGATTAGGATGATGAACCGGTTGTCTTTTTTTCCAACACCTGTGATATAACGAGAGGAAATCCCTTTTACAGATGGAGGTGGTGGATCGACTTGGTTAGCTGGAAAATGTACGACATGGGACACTTTGTCCACAATCACACCGATTGATTTACCTGATACATTGATTACAATCGCACGGTCTGCCGACTCTGTTACATTTTTGATGTTCAATCGTTTGGCAAGATCAATCATCCTTACCACCTTGCCTCGGATGTCCATGATCCCGGCAAAGTAACTTTTGGATTGTGGAACGCGGATTAAATTTGTGATTTTAACAATTTCTTCAACAATTGTGATGGGGATGGCATACTCTTCATCTCCCAAATTGAAAATGATGTATTGCTCATGGATGAATTGGTTTGCTTGGGATGTTTCTTTGGCCATATCAATTTCTACTACTACGTCT contains the following coding sequences:
- a CDS encoding chemotaxis protein CheW, which produces MAKETSQANQFIHEQYIIFNLGDEEYAIPITIVEEIVKITNLIRVPQSKSYFAGIMDIRGKVVRMIDLAKRLNIKNVTESADRAIVINVSGKSIGVIVDKVSHVVHFPANQVDPPPPSVKGISSRYITGVGKKDNRFIILIDIEKILTVEEMTELATI